The following are encoded in a window of Sinorhizobium sojae CCBAU 05684 genomic DNA:
- the chvE gene encoding multiple monosaccharide ABC transporter substrate-binding protein has product MKFVTSLLAAAAMTAASFASPAFAQDKGMVGISMPTKTSTRWISDGETMEKLFNEAGYTPDLQFADDDIPNQLSQIENMVTKGAKVLVIAAIDGTTLSDILQKAADSGVKVIAYDRLIRDSGNVDYYATFDNFQVGVLQATSLVEGLKLDGATEPKNIELFGGSPDDNNAFFFYDGAMSVLQPLIDSGKIVVKSGQMGMDQVGTLRWDGSVAQARMENLLSSTYTDAKIDGVLSPYDGLSIGIISALKGVGYGSGDLPMPVVTGQDAELPSVKSILAGEQYSTVFKDTRELAKVTVNMVNAIMDGKEPEVNDTKTYENGVKVVPSYLLKPVSVDKTNAKEILVGSGYYTEEQIDN; this is encoded by the coding sequence ATGAAATTTGTTACTTCGCTTCTCGCAGCCGCAGCGATGACCGCCGCGTCCTTCGCTTCGCCGGCATTCGCCCAGGACAAGGGCATGGTCGGCATCTCCATGCCGACCAAGACGTCCACCCGCTGGATCTCCGACGGCGAAACCATGGAGAAGCTGTTCAATGAAGCCGGCTACACGCCGGATCTGCAGTTTGCTGACGACGATATTCCGAACCAGCTGTCGCAGATCGAGAACATGGTGACGAAGGGCGCGAAGGTTCTCGTCATCGCCGCCATCGACGGCACGACCCTCTCCGACATTCTGCAGAAGGCTGCCGACTCCGGCGTCAAGGTTATCGCTTACGATCGCCTCATCCGCGATTCGGGCAATGTCGATTACTACGCTACCTTCGACAACTTCCAGGTCGGCGTCCTGCAGGCGACCTCGCTCGTCGAAGGCCTGAAGCTCGACGGCGCCACCGAGCCGAAGAACATCGAACTCTTCGGCGGTTCTCCGGACGACAACAACGCCTTCTTCTTCTATGACGGCGCCATGTCGGTCCTGCAGCCGCTGATCGACAGCGGCAAGATCGTCGTCAAGTCGGGCCAGATGGGCATGGACCAGGTCGGTACGCTGCGCTGGGACGGCTCCGTCGCTCAGGCCCGCATGGAGAACCTGCTGTCCTCCACCTATACGGATGCCAAAATCGATGGCGTTCTTTCGCCCTATGACGGTCTCTCCATCGGCATCATCTCGGCCCTGAAGGGCGTTGGCTACGGCTCCGGCGACCTGCCGATGCCGGTCGTCACCGGCCAGGACGCCGAACTGCCGTCGGTCAAGTCGATCCTCGCCGGCGAACAGTATTCGACGGTCTTCAAGGACACCCGCGAACTCGCCAAGGTCACCGTCAACATGGTCAATGCCATCATGGACGGCAAGGAGCCGGAAGTGAACGACACCAAGACCTATGAAAACGGCGTCAAGGTCGTTCCGTCCTACCTCTTGAAGCCCGTTTCGGTCGACAAGACCAACGCCAAGGAAATCCTCGTCGGTTCCGGCTACTACACCGAAGAGCAGATCGACAACTAA
- a CDS encoding LysR family transcriptional regulator gives MIPDSALAPVGEPFDAGLFRSGLKINHLRLVLALDDHRRISAAAESLGISQPAASRMLAEIEAIVKAPICARVARGVELTRYGEALARRARTIFLELREAAREINELRSGSGGSVSLGSVTGPALNLGVPAIRQVSTAYPGIEINVQIDNSNVLTRELLAARHDFVIGRIPDDLNPRLFNMVEVGFEEVCLIVREGHPLIEKASVSADDLPGYDWVFQPPGTLLRRAVEDSFLSAGVRLPATVINTSSIILTLSIVRNTNAIAPVALDVARLVAGNGTQAGEIRILTTEFPIRIKPYGLITAEGRALPPSAKLLYDLILKQSRM, from the coding sequence ATGATCCCCGACAGCGCGCTTGCACCCGTGGGCGAACCGTTCGATGCCGGCCTTTTCCGGTCGGGGTTGAAGATCAATCACCTGCGCCTCGTGCTGGCGCTCGACGACCACCGCCGCATCAGCGCCGCCGCCGAGTCGCTCGGCATTTCGCAACCGGCCGCCTCGCGCATGCTCGCCGAAATCGAAGCCATCGTAAAGGCGCCGATCTGCGCGCGCGTCGCCCGCGGCGTCGAACTCACCCGCTACGGCGAGGCGCTTGCCCGGCGGGCCCGCACCATCTTCCTTGAATTACGCGAGGCCGCCCGGGAAATCAACGAGCTGAGGAGCGGCAGCGGCGGCTCGGTCTCGCTCGGCTCCGTCACCGGCCCGGCACTCAATCTCGGCGTCCCCGCGATCCGCCAGGTTTCCACCGCCTATCCCGGCATCGAGATCAACGTGCAGATCGACAACAGCAACGTGCTGACGCGCGAGTTGCTCGCCGCCCGCCACGACTTCGTCATCGGCCGCATCCCCGACGACCTCAACCCGCGCCTCTTCAATATGGTCGAGGTCGGTTTCGAGGAAGTCTGCCTGATCGTGCGGGAAGGCCATCCGCTGATCGAGAAAGCCTCCGTGAGCGCCGACGACCTGCCCGGCTACGACTGGGTATTCCAGCCGCCGGGCACGCTCTTGCGCCGCGCCGTGGAGGACAGCTTCCTCTCCGCCGGCGTCCGCCTGCCCGCGACCGTCATCAACACCTCCTCCATCATCCTGACGCTGTCGATCGTGCGCAACACCAACGCCATCGCCCCGGTCGCGCTCGACGTCGCCCGGCTCGTCGCCGGCAACGGCACGCAGGCCGGCGAGATCCGCATCCTGACGACCGAATTTCCGATCCGAATCAAGCCCTATGGGCTCATCACCGCCGAGGGCCGGGCCCTCCCCCCGAGCGCCAAGCTGCTCTACGACTTGATCCTGAAGCAAAGCCGCATGTGA